The window ACAACTCTCCATAATACTCCGACAGGCGGGCTCGAACCGTCGACAACCTGATTAACAGTCAGGTGCTCTACCAACTGAGCTATGTCGGAATAATTATCTTAGGATTACAAGACAACTATAATATAATATCATAAATTTGTCTTAGTTGTCAATCAATTCTTTGTTCAAAGCAATCAAAAAACTAGCTCTCAACAACATAAATTATCTTATCAAGAATGCACGTAGCAGTCAACACTTTTTTTATATTAAAATATCCTTAATTCGATTTTTTCATCTAATTTATTTGCTAGAATAAAGTAAGACAACTTTTTAGAAATGGAGTTTAAGCATGCATTTTTTAATCGACTTTTTTTTACATATCGATAAACATCTGATTTATTTAGTGAACGTCTTTGGTAATTGGACCTATCTAATTTTATTCCTCATCATCTTTGTGGAAACCGGAGCGGTGATTCTTCCCTTCTTGCCAGGTGATTCACTCTTGTTTGCGGCGGCAGCCCTTGCTGCTAACCCCCAATATGGTTTAAACATTTGGATTTTTGTATTCTCCTTCCTAATAGCTTCTATTTTAGGTGATTCACTAAACTTTATGATTGGTCGTAAGGTGGGCATGGGAATCACAAAAAACCGCTTTTTCGGTCGATTCATTAAGGAAAAAGATTTACAACGCGCTCGTTCCTTCTTTGATAAATACGGGGCGGTTGCAATCTTCATTGCCCGTTTTATTCCCATCGTTAGAACCTTTGCCCCCTTCGTTGCTGCTAGCAGTGACTACAGTTACCAAAAATTTATTAAGTACAACTTGGCGGCTTGTTTAGCCTGGGTCATCCTCTGTTGCGGGGGCGGCTACTTCTTTGGAAACATCCCCTTCGTCCAAGAACACTTCTCTTTAGTAGTTATTTCCATCATCGGAATATCATTAATCCCAGCTGTGGTTGGGATTTTAAAGGAACGTTATTCAGCTAAATAAGTAAGTAAAGGCAGGTTCTTTTTCTAAGAACCTGCCTTTTTTAGTTGGTGATAGGCAACAATCCGTAATATTAACAATGCAACTAAAAATGTGACTGCGATTAATCCAAATACGGCTGCAAAGTATTGGTCTGGTAACACATTAATAATCGGGTCTACCCGTGGATTAAAAATCCAATTCTGATTCCGAAAAACCAGGCGATGAAAATAAATAAAGCAATCTTGAAAATCAACTAGGAGAAGCCCAGCTACCACAATTAAACCAACGATGGTTATGTTCAAAAGCCCTTCTAGCCGCCAAATTTGCTGATTAAGTTGTTGCTTAAAAATCGCCCAGCCTAGCCATCCAGTGAGCAAAATAAAGCCTAATTCAATTTTTTCAACTAACCCCTTCACGTCTCGAAAATGGGATTGAGCCGCTGGAGATAACTGATAGACCTGTAAGTGCATCGATTGCTTCCAGGGTAATTGGATGTATGCAATCATCTGGTTCAGATTCCGTTGTAACGTGACAACGGAAACGTGGAAGTGCTGGTCTAAATTCAGTTGTAAGACACAAAGATGGTATACCCACCCGGAATTAATTCCCACGATGATCGCAAAACCAAGGAGCCACGCTAGTAATAAACAATACGAAAGCAGCAACCGCCCATCAAATTTGCCAATCATCAAAACTCTCAATTTCGTGGGTTGGTTTGTGCTCTTCTTGTTGAACTTGCTCTCGCTTCGAAACCCCAGTGTAAACCAATATAGTATCGATTCCCGCTTTCATCCCAGCTTTAATGTCTGTTTGATAATTGTCTCCTACCATCACTACTTGATCTGCAGGCAATTGCAATAATTTAATTGCATTTTTAATAATCAAATCGTTGGGCTTGCCAATTAAAACCGGATCCACTTGAGTGGCATATCGCAATAATTCAATAATCGAACCAGCGCCCGGTAACTTACCCCGTTCCGTTGGAATCAATGTATCAGCATTCGTCCCAATGAAGCGCGCCCCCTTTTGAATGGCAAGCGCTGCTTGAGCGACCTTTTCATAGGTTAAATCATAATCTAGCGCGGCCACCACGTAGGCCGGATCATTAGCAAAAACATCAAAACCGGCCTGACTAATTAAACTCTTTAAATCTGGTTCGCCAATTACATTGGCCGTCAGTGGTAAGCCTCGCTGCTCGGCATCGTTCTGTAAATATTCAG of the Fructilactobacillus cliffordii genome contains:
- a CDS encoding VTT domain-containing protein; this encodes MHFLIDFFLHIDKHLIYLVNVFGNWTYLILFLIIFVETGAVILPFLPGDSLLFAAAALAANPQYGLNIWIFVFSFLIASILGDSLNFMIGRKVGMGITKNRFFGRFIKEKDLQRARSFFDKYGAVAIFIARFIPIVRTFAPFVAASSDYSYQKFIKYNLAACLAWVILCCGGGYFFGNIPFVQEHFSLVVISIIGISLIPAVVGILKERYSAK
- a CDS encoding TIGR01906 family membrane protein → MIGKFDGRLLLSYCLLLAWLLGFAIIVGINSGWVYHLCVLQLNLDQHFHVSVVTLQRNLNQMIAYIQLPWKQSMHLQVYQLSPAAQSHFRDVKGLVEKIELGFILLTGWLGWAIFKQQLNQQIWRLEGLLNITIVGLIVVAGLLLVDFQDCFIYFHRLVFRNQNWIFNPRVDPIINVLPDQYFAAVFGLIAVTFLVALLILRIVAYHQLKKAGS
- a CDS encoding TIGR01457 family HAD-type hydrolase, coding for MAQYRGYLIDLDGTVYQGKTQIPAAQRFIARLQENKIPFLFVTNNTTKKPAEVVANLAHNHDIYVQEANVYTAGMATAEYLQNDAEQRGLPLTANVIGEPDLKSLISQAGFDVFANDPAYVVAALDYDLTYEKVAQAALAIQKGARFIGTNADTLIPTERGKLPGAGSIIELLRYATQVDPVLIGKPNDLIIKNAIKLLQLPADQVVMVGDNYQTDIKAGMKAGIDTILVYTGVSKREQVQQEEHKPTHEIESFDDWQI